One window from the genome of Salvia splendens isolate huo1 chromosome 9, SspV2, whole genome shotgun sequence encodes:
- the LOC121746553 gene encoding DNA-(apurinic or apyrimidinic site) endonuclease-like, translated as MKRFFKPVEKDGSCKKAALSPLSSSPAKNSVQPTENAAATTVIEEKDETSKKEPSKFVTWNANSLLLRIKNNWTEFSKFVQNLDPDVIAIQEVRMPAAGSKGAPRNPRELKDDTSSSREEKLVVMRALSSAPFRDYNVWWSLSDTKYAGTALFIKKCFNPKKVSFSLDQAGSKHEPDGRVILAEFESFRLLNTYVPNNGWKEEESSFQRRRKWDKRMLEFVTRTSDKPLIWCGDLNVSHQDIDVSHPEFFAAAKLNGYVPPNKEDCGQPGFTLSERMRFGSILKEGALVDAYRHLHKETDTEPGFSWSGNPIGKYRGKRMRIDYFVVSEKWKERIVACESHGHGIEMEGFYGSDHCPVSLELCEVSHTSN; from the exons ATGAAGAGATTCTTCAAACCAGTAGAGAAAGATGGCTCTTGCAAGAAGGCAGCTCTCTCCCCTCTCTCGTCTTCACCCGCAAAAAATTCCGTGCAACCAACAGAAAATGCTGCTGCTACTACCGTTATTGAGGAGAAAGACGAAACTTCAAAGAAGGAGCCTTCGAAATTCGTGACATGGAATGCAAACAGTCTTCTGCTAAGAATCAAGAACAACTGGACAGAGTTCTCCAAATTCGTCCAAAATCTCGACCCGGACGTGATTGCTATACAA GAAGTAAGGATGCCTGCAGCGGGTTCTAAAGGTGCGCCCAGAAATCCGAGAGAATTAAAAGATGATACTAGCTCCTCACGCGAGGAGAAGCTG GTTGTGATGCGTGCATTGTCAAGTGCACCATTCAGAGACTATAACGTGTGGTGGTCTCTTTCGGATACAAAATATGCCGGAACTGCATTATTCATAAAAAAGTGTTTCAACCCCAAAAAAGTGTCTTTCTCACTTGATCAAGCAG GTTCAAAGCATGAACCTGATGGCCGGGTTATTTTGGCTGAATTTGAATCTTTCCGTCTATTGAATACATATGTTCCGAACAATGGATGGAAAGAGGAGGAGTCCTCATTTCAGAGGAGAAGAAAGTGGGATAAGAGGATGTTAGAGTTTGTTACCAGAACTTCTGATAAGCCCCTAATTTGGTGTGGCGATCTAAATGTCAG TCATCAAGATATAGATGTAAGCCATCCTGAATTCTTTGCTGCAGCAAAGCTCAATGGTTATGTTCCACCCAACAAAGAG GATTGTGGCCAACCTGGATTCACATTGTCTGAGAGGATGCGTTTTGGTTCCATTCTAAAAGA GGGAGCTCTGGTTGATGCATATAGACATCTACACAAGGAGACAGATACGGAACCTGGGTTCTCCTGGTCAGGGAACCCCATTGGAAA ATACCGTGGGAAAAGAATGAGAATCGATTACTTTGTTGTTTCAGAGAAATGGAAGGAGAGAATCGTCGCTTGTGAATCACACGGGCATGGTATCGAAATGGAAG GTTTCTATGGTAGCGACCATTGCCCGGTGTCCCTGGAACTATGTGAAGTGAGCCATACTTCTAATTGA
- the LOC121748366 gene encoding ATP-dependent Clp protease ATP-binding subunit ClpA homolog CD4B, chloroplastic-like, with translation MAHSLLQPTILHSSSTSSRQFIRSNESKRLSATMFCCSRSARMRLSSFSGLRRANSVDAMVHQGQHTFLSNVAAATTVNRRGRSSRMTPRAMFERFTEKAIKVIMLSQEEARRLGHNFVGTEQILLGLIGEGTGLAAKTLKAIGIHLKDARIEVEKIIGRGSGFVAVEIPFTPRAKRVLELSLEEARQLGHNYIAPEHLLLALLREGEGVSARVLEALGADISNIRTQVIRMIGENQDPATVVGGDRSSGSNMPTLEEYGTNLTKLAEEGKLDPVSGRQEQIERVVQILGRRTKNNPCLIGEPGVGKTAIAEGLAQRIANGDVPETIEGKKVITLDMGLLVAGTKYRGEFEERLKKLMEEIRKSDDILLFIDEVHTLIGAGAAEGAIDAANILKPALARGELQCIGATTLDEYRKHIEKDPALERRFQPVRVPEPTVDEAIEILKGLRERYEIHHKLHYTDEALVAAAQLSHQYISDRFLPDKAIDLIDEAGSRVRLQHAQLPEDAKELEKFIRGVTKEKNEAIRSQDFEKAGELRDREMDLRAQMSILVEKNKEMTKAETEAGEGGPVVTEVDIQHIVSAWTGIPVEKVSIDESGRLLKMEETLHTRVIGQDEAVKAISRAIRRAWVGLKNPNRPIASFIFSGPTGVGKSELAKALATYYFGSEEAMIRLDMSEFMERHTVSKLIGSPPGYVGYTEGGQLTEAVRRRPYTVVLFDEIEKAHPDVFNMMLQILEDGRLTDSKGRTVDFKNTLLIMTSNIGSNVIEKGGRRIGFDLDYNEKDSSYNRIKSLVTEELKQYFRPEFLNRLDEMIVFRQLTKLEVKQISDIMLKEVFKRLEVRDIELNVTERFRDRVVDEGYDPSYGARPLRRAIMRLLEDSMAEKMLAREIKEGDSVIVDVDSDGKVVLLNGSSGVAPEPSPEPVVF, from the exons ATGGCGCATTCTCTACTTCAACCAACCATATTGCATTCCTCTTCAACCAGTTCTAGGCagtttattcggtctaatgagAGTAAAAGATTGTCGGCGACTATGTTTTGTTGCTCGCGATCCGCTCGTATGAGACTGAGCAGTTTCTCAGGATTGCGGCGAGCTAATTCCGTTGACGCTATGGTGCACCAAGGCCAGCACACGTTCCTATCGAACGTGGCAGCTGCAACCACCGTCAATAGACGAGGGAGGAGTTCGCGGATGACACCGCGAGCCATGTTTGAGCGCTTTACGGAGAAGGCAATCAAGGTCATTATGCTGTCACAGGAGGAGGCGAGGCGTCTGGGACATAATTTCGTTGGAACGGAGCAGATATTGTTGGGGCTCATTGGTGAGGGCACTGGACTTGCTGCAAAGACTCTTAAGGCCATTGGGATACACTTGAAAGATGCCCGTATTGAGGTGGAGAAGATAATTGGGCGGGGAAGTGGATTTGTTGCTGTGGAGATACCATTTACCCCTCGCGCTAAGCGTGTGCTGGAACTCTCGCTTGAGGAAGCCCGTCAACTTG GACACAATTATATTGCACCAGAGCACCTGCTACTGGCATTGCTTCGTGAGGGTGAAGGTGTTTCTGCACGTGTCCTAGAGGCTTTAGGTGCTGACATCAGTAATATTCGAACTCAG GTCATTAGAATGATAGGTGAGAATCAAGATCCTGCTACTGTTGTGGGAGGAGATAGAAGCTCTGGCAGCAATATGCCCACTCTTGAGGAGTATGGTACCAATTTAACCAAGCTTGCAGAAGAG GGTAAATTAGACCCAGTTTCTGGAAGGCAGGAACAAATCGAACGTGTCGTCCAGATTTTGGGAAGGCGCACAAAAAATAATCCTTGCCTTATTGGAGAACCTGGTGTTGGGAAAACAGCTATTGCTGAGGGTCTTGCTCAAAGAATAGCAAATGGAGATGTTCCCGAGACTATTGAGGGGAAAAAG GTGATAACATTGGATATGGGTCTCCTTGTTGCTGGGACAAAATATCGTGgtgaatttgaagaaagattaaAGAAGTTGATGGAGGAGATTAGGAAAAGTGATGACATTCTACTTTTCATTGATGAAGTACACACTTTGATTGGAGCAGGAGCTGCTGAAGGGGCTATTGATGCTGCAAACATCTTGAAGCCCGCATTAGCTCGAGGTGAACTACAG TGCATTGGGGCTACTACACTCGATGAATACCGAAAGCACATTGAGAAGGATCCTGCACTAGAAAGAAGGTTTCAACCTGTTAGGGTGCCTGAACCTACTGTAGATGAGGCCATTGAGATTCTTAAAGGGCTCCGGGAGCGGTATGAAATACACCACAAGCTTCACTACACAGATGAAGCTTTAGTTGCTGCAGCACAATTGTCCCATCAGTATATCAG TGACCGATTTCTGCCTGATAAAGCTATTGATTTAATTGATGAAGCTGGGTCCCGGGTCCGACTCCAACATGCACAG CTTCCTGAAGATGCTAAGGAACTAGAAAAGTTCATCAGGGGGGTAACAAAGGAAAAGAATGAAGCTATTCGAAGTCAAGATTTTGAGAAG gcTGGAGAGCTACGTGATAGAGAAATGGATCTTAGGGCACAAATGTCCATTCTTGTTGAAAAGAACAAGGAGATGACCAAGGCAGAAACTGAGGCTGGGGAAGGAGGCCCTGTTGTTACTGAAGTTGACATTCAGCATATCGTTTCTGCTTGGACAGGTATCCCAGTTGAGAAGGTCTCAATCGATGAATCTGGACGTCTCCTCAAGATGGAGGAGACACTCCACACAAGGGTCATTGGGCAGGACGAAGCTGTCAAAGCCATTAGTCGTGCTATTCGCCGTGCCTGGGTTGGGTTAAAAAATCCCAACCGTCCTATTGCTAGCTTCATATTTTCTGGTCCTACTGGTGTGGGGAAATCGGAACTAGCTAAAGCCCTGGCTACCTATTATTTTGGATCTGAGGAAGCCATGATCCGACTTGATATGAGTGAGTTCATGGAGAGGCACACTGTTTCAAAGCTCATTGGTTCACCTCCTGGATATGTTGGTTACACTGAAGGTGGGCAGCTAACCGAGGCTGTTCGTCGTCGTCCTTACACAGTTGTGCTTTTTGATGAGATTGAGAAAGCCCATCCTGATGTTTTCAACATGATGCTTCAAATTCTTGAAGATGGTAGGTTGACCGACAGTAAAGGTAGAACAGTAGATTTCAAAAATACTCTTCTGATCATGAcgtcaaatattggaagtaATGTAATAGAGAAGGGAGGACGTCGTATTGGTTTTGATCTGGATTACAATGAGAAGGACAGCAGTTACAACCGGATCAAGAGCCTAGTGACTGAGGAGCTTAAACAATATTTCAGGCCAGAATTTTTGAATAGATTGGATGAGATGATTGTATTCCGACAGCTCACCAAGCTTGAAGTGAAGCAGATATCTGATATTATGCTGAAGGAGGTGTTCAAGAGACTGGAAGTCAGGGATATTGAGCTTAATGTGACTGAGAGGTTTAGAGATAGGGTGGTTGATGAAGGATATGATCCAAGCTACGGAGCTAGACCACTCAGACGAGCTATAATGAGATTATTAGAGGATAGCATGGCAGAGAAAATGCTTGCACGTGAGATCAAAGAAGGTGATTCAGTTATTGTTGATGTTGATTCTGATGGCAAAGTCGTACTTCTGAATGGTAGCAGCGGCGTTGCTCCAGAACCATCTCCTGAACCAGTGGTATTCTAG